One genomic segment of Agromyces intestinalis includes these proteins:
- a CDS encoding ABC transporter substrate-binding protein — protein sequence MTLRSKHPRARLVLAGVALVGAAAMLAGCAGPAQDEVPTADSQTDLARPPAEDDPNAVAGGTLRLSTSSDPVCLDGHQVSTAQLQLLGRIIYDNLVSLDADGNPSPWLAESWDISEDGRTYTFHLRDDVTFSDGTPFDAAAVVSNFDHMAAPETKSPLAAAYIDPIASTRVIDDETLEVKLDYAYSPFLYVLAQGWLGLISPKQLAEHPEQTCLQPIGSGPYVVEKYTPGEGVTFAKRADYDWSADYLNHDGPAYLDRIEISFITEPAVRYSSLVSGEFDATDNIAPQNAAAIEADSSIEYHNISRIGNPQRITLNTSRPPFDDLKVRQALALGIDSEGIAEAVGFGEYEPRHAFLSPTTQYYDPAAEEAWEYDPDRAGELLDEAGWSTIDADGYRTKDGQRLTAEFPVTETATPGSLNDLIQSELKKLGVELKLIQLPSAEAQERRRNGDYDIGTGVWHTNTPDALYIVYASGEITSPERIGQNTSRLTDAELDGILLDARQTTDTEELAELYGKAQARLAELAPAIPLYDFYTPWAVHDNLHGVLADSSHGVPLFTIAWLEP from the coding sequence ATGACCCTCCGATCGAAGCATCCGCGGGCCCGCCTCGTCCTCGCCGGCGTCGCCCTCGTCGGTGCCGCCGCGATGCTCGCCGGTTGCGCCGGCCCCGCTCAGGACGAGGTGCCGACCGCGGATTCGCAGACCGACCTCGCTCGCCCGCCCGCCGAGGACGACCCGAACGCCGTCGCCGGCGGCACGCTGCGCCTCTCGACGTCATCCGACCCGGTGTGCCTCGACGGCCACCAGGTCTCGACCGCGCAGCTGCAACTCCTCGGCCGCATCATCTACGACAACCTCGTCAGCCTCGACGCCGACGGCAACCCGTCGCCGTGGCTCGCGGAATCGTGGGACATCTCCGAGGACGGACGCACGTACACCTTCCACCTGCGCGACGACGTGACCTTCAGCGACGGGACGCCGTTCGACGCGGCAGCAGTGGTTTCGAACTTCGATCACATGGCCGCTCCCGAGACCAAGTCCCCGCTGGCTGCCGCGTACATCGACCCGATCGCCTCCACTCGTGTGATCGACGACGAGACGCTCGAAGTGAAGCTCGACTACGCGTACAGCCCGTTCCTCTACGTGCTCGCGCAAGGGTGGCTCGGTCTCATCTCGCCGAAACAGCTCGCCGAGCACCCCGAGCAGACGTGCCTGCAGCCGATCGGCAGCGGCCCGTACGTCGTCGAGAAGTACACGCCGGGCGAGGGCGTCACGTTCGCCAAGCGCGCCGACTACGACTGGTCGGCCGACTATCTGAACCATGACGGTCCCGCCTACCTCGATCGCATCGAGATCAGCTTCATCACCGAGCCCGCTGTCCGGTACAGCTCGCTTGTCAGCGGTGAGTTCGACGCGACCGACAACATCGCCCCGCAGAACGCCGCGGCGATCGAGGCGGATTCGTCCATCGAATACCACAACATCTCGCGCATCGGGAACCCGCAGCGCATCACGCTCAACACCTCACGCCCGCCCTTCGACGACCTGAAGGTCCGGCAGGCGCTCGCGCTCGGCATCGACTCCGAGGGCATTGCGGAGGCCGTCGGGTTCGGTGAGTACGAGCCGCGCCACGCGTTCCTCTCGCCGACGACGCAGTACTACGACCCCGCTGCCGAAGAGGCGTGGGAGTACGACCCCGACCGCGCGGGCGAACTGCTCGACGAGGCGGGCTGGAGCACGATCGACGCCGACGGGTATCGAACGAAGGACGGTCAGCGGCTCACGGCCGAATTCCCCGTCACCGAGACCGCCACGCCTGGCTCGCTCAACGACCTCATCCAGTCCGAACTGAAGAAGCTGGGTGTCGAACTGAAGCTCATCCAGTTGCCGAGCGCCGAGGCGCAGGAGCGCCGCCGAAACGGCGACTACGACATCGGCACGGGTGTGTGGCACACGAACACCCCCGACGCCCTCTACATCGTGTACGCATCCGGCGAGATCACCTCACCTGAGCGCATCGGGCAGAACACTTCCCGACTGACCGACGCTGAGCTCGACGGAATCCTCCTCGACGCGCGCCAGACGACCGACACCGAGGAGCTCGCCGAGCTCTACGGCAAGGCACAGGCGAGGCTCGCCGAACTCGCTCCGGCGATCCCGCTGTACGACTTCTATACGCCGTGGGCCGTGCACGACAACCTCCATGGCGTGCTCGCCGACTCGTCGCACGGTGTGCCCCTCTTCACGATCGCGTGGCTCGAACCATGA
- a CDS encoding dipeptide ABC transporter ATP-binding protein, which translates to MTIEVLERPAPGAGGSGAARESREGSSAGGGPPTPVIEVSGLEVAFHHHDHGWRRVVRGISLEVSPGECLALVGESGSGKSVTSRSLVGLAGERSRVHADRLAIDGVDARQFSERSWRGIRGSRIGFVLQDALASLDGLRPVGREIGETLELHTRLTRKERAQRVVELLTEVGVPEPELRARQHPYELSGGLRQRALIASAIAASPKVLIADEPTTALDATVAAQILRLLGRLKSDDGAMLLVSHDLAVVASIADRIAVMRDGEIVEAGTTEAVLHDPQHEYTKRLLAAIPSAASRGSRLSPDSPPAGVSRGRSAARRVEADATAPSPAIDSVPDGGPLIEASGLVKRFRGPDGIDRTVVDDVSFVLGRAETLGIVGESGSGKTTVARIALGVETATEGEVRVAGRRWQDLGGAERSRIRRRIQVVSQDPLGSFDPRYTVRKVLDEALGVAGIRGGARTARERELLDLVRLEHATLERRPLDLSGGQRQRVAIARALAVDPDVIVADEPVSALDVSVQAQILDLFEDIQREYGVAYLFISHDLGVVHHVADRVLVMKDGRVVESGEADAVFHRPSHQYTRALLDAIPSIASARRTSSTTTEGAPR; encoded by the coding sequence ATGACGATCGAGGTCTTGGAACGGCCGGCCCCGGGTGCGGGTGGCTCGGGCGCGGCACGTGAGAGCCGTGAGGGCTCGTCGGCCGGCGGCGGGCCGCCCACACCGGTGATCGAGGTGTCGGGTCTCGAGGTGGCCTTCCACCACCACGACCACGGCTGGCGCCGTGTCGTACGCGGAATCTCGCTCGAGGTGTCGCCAGGTGAATGCCTCGCCCTCGTCGGCGAGTCGGGCTCGGGCAAGTCGGTCACGTCGCGGTCCTTGGTCGGCCTGGCCGGCGAGCGTTCGCGTGTGCACGCCGATCGGCTGGCGATCGACGGTGTCGATGCCCGTCAGTTCTCGGAACGGAGCTGGCGAGGCATCCGCGGTTCGCGCATCGGCTTCGTACTGCAGGACGCGCTGGCGTCGCTCGACGGATTGCGACCCGTCGGCAGGGAGATCGGCGAGACGCTCGAGCTGCACACCCGGTTGACGCGCAAAGAGCGCGCACAACGGGTCGTGGAGTTGCTCACCGAGGTCGGAGTCCCCGAGCCCGAACTGCGCGCACGGCAGCATCCGTACGAACTGTCGGGGGGCCTTCGCCAGCGAGCGTTGATCGCCTCGGCGATCGCCGCGTCCCCGAAGGTGCTCATCGCCGACGAGCCGACGACCGCGCTCGACGCGACTGTGGCCGCGCAGATTCTGCGCCTGCTCGGACGTCTCAAGTCGGATGACGGCGCGATGCTGCTCGTGAGCCACGATCTCGCGGTCGTCGCGAGCATCGCCGACCGCATCGCCGTCATGCGCGACGGCGAGATCGTCGAGGCCGGCACGACCGAGGCCGTGCTTCACGATCCGCAGCACGAGTACACGAAGCGACTGCTCGCTGCGATTCCTTCCGCCGCTTCGAGAGGTTCGCGCCTCTCGCCCGACTCACCTCCCGCGGGCGTCTCGCGCGGGCGGTCGGCGGCGCGGCGGGTCGAAGCGGATGCCACGGCGCCATCGCCTGCGATCGACTCGGTGCCGGACGGCGGCCCGCTGATCGAGGCATCCGGGCTGGTGAAGCGATTCCGCGGACCGGACGGCATCGATCGCACCGTCGTCGACGACGTGTCCTTCGTACTCGGACGAGCCGAGACGCTGGGGATCGTCGGCGAGTCCGGTTCGGGGAAGACCACGGTGGCGCGGATCGCGCTGGGCGTCGAGACCGCCACCGAGGGAGAGGTTCGCGTCGCGGGTCGGCGTTGGCAGGATCTCGGCGGCGCTGAGCGCTCGAGGATCCGCCGACGCATCCAGGTGGTGTCGCAGGACCCGCTCGGATCGTTCGATCCGCGCTACACGGTGCGCAAGGTGCTCGACGAAGCGCTCGGCGTCGCCGGCATCCGAGGCGGTGCGCGCACCGCCCGGGAGCGCGAACTGCTCGATCTGGTGCGGCTCGAGCACGCGACCCTCGAACGCCGGCCGCTCGACCTCTCGGGCGGCCAGCGCCAACGCGTCGCGATCGCGCGCGCCCTCGCGGTCGATCCGGACGTGATCGTCGCCGACGAGCCGGTCTCCGCGCTGGATGTCTCGGTGCAGGCGCAGATCCTCGACCTGTTCGAGGACATCCAGCGCGAGTACGGCGTCGCTTACCTCTTCATCTCGCACGACCTCGGTGTCGTGCATCACGTCGCCGACCGCGTGCTCGTCATGAAGGACGGCCGCGTCGTCGAATCGGGTGAGGCCGACGCCGTATTCCACCGTCCATCGCATCAGTACACCCGTGCCCTGCTCGACGCGATTCCGAGCATTGCATCTGCCCGACGCACCAGCTCCACCACCACGGAAGGCGCACCACGATGA
- a CDS encoding ABC transporter permease has protein sequence MSAATTSVLDATVAAPARARRRPLWLRTSIVASAAFLALIISAALFPTIFAPYDPLEVDLRAILAPPSVDHWFGTDDAGRDVFSRIVHGAAASLAIGFGATIIGVVGGSLLGLLAGLGPRWADASVMRLVDCLVAVPDILLAMIVITLAGGGTMNALIAVGIASIPSYARIIRAQSHQVRVAPYIEAARTLGIGSGLIAVRHVFPNAFRPLIPVIALRIGGAIGAGAGLSFLGLGAQPPEAEWGAMIASARNFLVNDPLLVFWPSLAVTLTVLAVGVIGRELKQRLEGRGLG, from the coding sequence ATGAGCGCGGCAACGACATCCGTCCTCGACGCGACGGTCGCGGCCCCCGCGCGAGCGCGTCGGCGCCCGCTCTGGTTGCGTACGAGCATCGTCGCTTCGGCGGCGTTCCTCGCTCTGATCATCTCGGCCGCGCTCTTCCCCACCATCTTCGCTCCCTATGACCCGCTCGAAGTCGACCTTCGGGCGATCCTCGCGCCGCCGAGCGTCGACCACTGGTTCGGCACCGACGACGCCGGACGGGATGTGTTCAGCCGCATCGTCCACGGTGCGGCGGCCTCGCTCGCGATCGGCTTCGGGGCGACGATCATCGGAGTCGTGGGCGGCAGCCTGCTCGGCCTCCTCGCCGGCCTCGGGCCGCGCTGGGCCGACGCGAGCGTCATGCGTCTCGTCGACTGCCTGGTCGCAGTGCCGGACATCCTGCTCGCGATGATCGTGATCACCCTCGCGGGCGGAGGCACGATGAACGCGCTCATCGCCGTCGGCATCGCGAGCATCCCGAGCTACGCCCGGATCATCCGGGCGCAGTCGCATCAGGTGCGCGTCGCACCATACATCGAGGCCGCGCGCACGCTCGGCATCGGCAGCGGGCTCATCGCCGTGCGGCACGTGTTCCCGAACGCCTTCCGCCCGCTCATTCCGGTGATCGCGCTGCGCATCGGCGGTGCGATCGGTGCGGGGGCCGGCCTGAGCTTCCTCGGCCTGGGGGCGCAGCCGCCGGAGGCCGAATGGGGCGCGATGATCGCCTCGGCTCGCAACTTCCTCGTCAACGACCCGCTCCTCGTGTTCTGGCCTTCGCTCGCGGTGACGCTCACCGTGCTCGCGGTCGGCGTGATCGGGCGGGAACTTAAGCAGCGACTCGAAGGGAGGGGCCTCGGATGA
- a CDS encoding ABC transporter permease, with protein sequence MTETTVDGAAEVSAAPESPTRSWTAGIARGRVTRTVRALGLTVGRRVLSGILVLWGAATLTFLALHVPKGDPAIMLLGGSEANPTPEVLAQVRAEWGFDRPIWEQYARYFGRLLSGDLGTSYQQRMPVADAIGIQLGPTVVLAFTAAGVSVVLAIVVALATAKRGRVLTGFASGTGILLASIPGFVLGILLLFLFAALIPIFPSSGTDGIERLVLPVLTLALPIAATLAQVMRTELDEVLEQPFILTARTRGLSATAVKIRHALRHSLVPIATMTGFVIANLLGGAVLVETVFSRQGIGRLALAAVQNQDLPLVLGVVLFAALVFVVVNLVVDVLYSVIDPRLATA encoded by the coding sequence ATGACCGAGACGACTGTCGACGGGGCGGCGGAAGTGTCCGCCGCCCCCGAGTCGCCGACGCGGTCGTGGACCGCAGGCATCGCGCGGGGACGCGTGACCCGCACGGTCCGCGCGCTCGGCCTGACCGTCGGGCGACGCGTCCTGAGCGGCATCCTCGTGCTCTGGGGCGCCGCGACGCTGACCTTCCTCGCACTCCACGTGCCGAAGGGAGACCCGGCGATCATGCTGCTCGGAGGCAGCGAGGCGAACCCCACGCCCGAGGTGCTGGCGCAGGTGCGTGCCGAGTGGGGGTTCGACCGTCCGATCTGGGAGCAGTACGCCCGGTACTTCGGCCGTCTGCTCTCGGGCGACCTCGGCACGTCCTACCAGCAGCGGATGCCGGTGGCCGACGCGATCGGCATCCAACTCGGGCCGACCGTGGTGCTGGCCTTCACCGCCGCGGGCGTGTCAGTCGTGCTCGCGATCGTCGTCGCCCTCGCGACCGCGAAGCGCGGGCGGGTGCTCACCGGGTTCGCCTCCGGCACCGGCATCCTCCTCGCGAGCATTCCGGGTTTCGTGCTCGGCATCCTGCTGCTCTTCCTGTTCGCCGCACTGATCCCCATCTTCCCGTCCTCAGGGACCGACGGCATCGAACGGCTGGTGCTTCCCGTCCTCACGCTCGCGCTGCCGATCGCTGCGACGCTCGCCCAGGTGATGCGCACCGAACTCGACGAGGTGCTCGAGCAGCCCTTCATCCTCACCGCTCGCACCCGCGGGCTGAGCGCCACCGCAGTCAAGATCCGTCACGCGCTGCGCCACTCGCTCGTGCCCATCGCGACGATGACGGGCTTCGTGATCGCGAACCTGCTCGGCGGGGCGGTGCTGGTCGAGACGGTGTTCAGCCGTCAGGGCATCGGCCGGCTCGCGCTCGCCGCCGTACAGAACCAGGACTTGCCGCTCGTGCTGGGCGTCGTCCTGTTCGCGGCGCTCGTCTTCGTCGTCGTGAATCTCGTCGTCGACGTGCTGTACTCCGTCATCGACCCGAGGCTGGCGACGGCATGA